In one Niallia taxi genomic region, the following are encoded:
- the sspO gene encoding small acid-soluble spore protein O, giving the protein MTTKKNDKQEGVKGNLSRAYDHEFANEPLSEAEKKNNKKTKKRQ; this is encoded by the coding sequence ATGACAACAAAAAAGAATGATAAACAAGAAGGCGTTAAAGGAAATTTATCAAGAGCCTATGACCATGAATTCGCGAATGAACCATTGTCAGAAGCAGAAAAGAAAAATAACAAGAAAACAAAAAAGCGTCAATAA
- a CDS encoding MFS transporter, with product MLRWKRNLLVLWVGVFFTAASFYMVIPFLPIFLLEIDVHEHTELWAGILFSSAFFAGALSSPFWGRIADKYGRKPMIVRAGFALFIIYTLAAFVTNPYELLILRILQGLLSGFIPGAIALVGTNTPTDRVGYALSMVATASATGGIVGPLLGGVMAELVGNRMAFASAGFIVFLATFLIIFFVKEENFKPSKEKGSVKNDIKIAWSNRPLMLVMLLTIVTSCSILSIEPILPLYIVDLGGTTANASLLAGVVFSLPGIASVLFAPYWGKLADKIGFNRILFIGLLGGGLGTLSQIIFQNIWGFSITRFVFGIFFCAVFPALNGLVVKATAEDFRGRAFGLNQTANQIGGMIGPMLGGFLGGIFPAYSVFILTGVLLLAASAIAYQKDDRLKQMVFKKVMHGKQ from the coding sequence ATGCTAAGGTGGAAGCGAAATTTACTTGTGTTGTGGGTTGGTGTTTTTTTTACGGCAGCGAGCTTTTATATGGTCATTCCGTTTTTGCCGATTTTCCTGCTGGAAATCGATGTCCATGAGCATACAGAGCTATGGGCAGGAATCTTATTCAGTTCAGCGTTTTTTGCTGGAGCACTTTCCTCACCGTTTTGGGGGAGAATTGCTGATAAATATGGCAGAAAGCCAATGATAGTCAGGGCAGGCTTTGCTTTGTTTATTATTTACACATTGGCTGCATTTGTTACAAATCCTTATGAATTACTTATATTAAGAATTTTGCAAGGACTGCTGTCAGGCTTTATTCCTGGTGCGATTGCTTTAGTTGGAACAAATACGCCGACAGACAGAGTAGGGTATGCACTATCAATGGTTGCCACAGCAAGTGCTACCGGTGGAATAGTCGGGCCGCTGCTTGGTGGAGTTATGGCAGAGCTGGTCGGTAACAGAATGGCATTTGCTAGTGCTGGTTTTATCGTTTTTCTGGCAACGTTTTTAATTATCTTCTTTGTAAAAGAGGAGAACTTTAAACCGAGCAAGGAAAAGGGATCTGTTAAAAACGACATTAAGATTGCATGGTCAAACCGGCCACTGATGCTCGTTATGCTTCTGACAATTGTTACTTCTTGTTCCATTCTGTCCATTGAACCAATTCTTCCGCTGTACATTGTTGATCTAGGCGGAACAACTGCCAATGCATCGTTACTTGCAGGGGTTGTCTTTTCTCTCCCTGGAATAGCAAGTGTGCTGTTTGCGCCCTATTGGGGTAAACTGGCAGATAAAATTGGCTTTAACAGAATATTGTTTATCGGTTTGCTTGGCGGCGGGTTAGGGACTCTCTCTCAAATCATCTTCCAAAACATATGGGGCTTCTCTATTACGCGGTTTGTATTCGGAATTTTCTTCTGTGCTGTTTTCCCGGCATTGAACGGACTTGTAGTTAAAGCGACGGCAGAGGATTTTCGCGGCAGAGCGTTTGGCTTGAACCAAACTGCCAACCAGATTGGCGGAATGATTGGACCGATGCTCGGCGGATTTTTAGGCGGTATCTTCCCAGCGTATAGTGTTTTTATTCTCACAGGAGTGCTGTTGCTTGCTGCATCAGCAATTGCTTATCAGAAGGATGATCGTTTAAAGCAAATGGTATTCAAAAAAGTTATGCATGGAAAGCAATAG
- a CDS encoding YdbC family protein, whose protein sequence is MAEIKFEITEHIMVLSESAKGWTKELNLISWNGREPKYDIRDWAPNHEKMGKGVTLDLDEVVKLKKALNDSSL, encoded by the coding sequence GTGGCTGAAATTAAATTTGAAATCACTGAACATATTATGGTTCTATCTGAATCAGCAAAAGGGTGGACAAAGGAGCTGAACTTAATCAGCTGGAATGGCCGTGAACCGAAATATGACATCCGTGACTGGGCTCCAAACCATGAAAAAATGGGTAAAGGAGTAACACTTGATTTGGACGAGGTAGTGAAGCTGAAAAAAGCATTAAATGACTCTAGCCTATAA
- a CDS encoding polyprenyl synthetase family protein, with the protein MNKEFTINPDACFSKQEQKASQYFQELYGQVAEKTFIPILTKDFAEWKHNHIQPPTIFSLFSRRKGKEISSGYQHYIHWLNQTGKLDNYLDRSVSYLYMRDLGKSLESPETLAGIRSSVESLKKHLTGKNKEKIGIFSMAGLYRFAEKEGIEPTMIWLMDKLKSVSANIPAGMDAANAQRKLIKIIAGVIMHVLDELEDGTESAIRSQKLSEAIKLGFSYGLTYPFIDDLFDAKILSSEEEKQYSHLIRTALTSGNVPELGEWLGDNAELIFYIHAELREAFEYIKANQREEMIKPFLEQAYVFFHSQEVDRHKNLSNRNYTNEDLFIPVILKSSSSRLIVRSVISAQLEEGFESRSFFYGIYNQLADDFADMFDDWQDGSVTPYTYYMKHHGTRSDLINPYELYWTVISHLIHNVYNSDRKTCEVILDRAINGLKRFKKKWGTDKYNQTMELFASAMPEFNRIIQKMVKRADDVDFFDKLLRDHMVGVLQSDRAEQEQFFEQVKTVRSQINSAMTIESSENSLFAEPLTDGANYSLNGDGKRLRPIMTWFMGVHGYGLDGKEILPLLRSLEYMHTASLIFDDLPSQDNANIRRGRQTLHQVTNIAVAELTGLFLTQKAVEEQTSLSSFDPKTVLRLIEYSSKRTADMCKGQAMDLDSKGKILTLDELDRKSFYKTGMAFEVCLMMPAILAKADEAEMDIWKKFSYHAGIAFQIKDDLLDVEGDTSQLGKQAGIDADNNQTTFVSILGIDGAKMAMWEHYCLAVETLEQAPRNPAFLKHLLDYFVNRDR; encoded by the coding sequence ATGAATAAGGAGTTTACAATAAATCCTGATGCGTGCTTTTCTAAGCAAGAGCAGAAGGCGTCCCAATATTTCCAAGAGCTTTATGGACAGGTGGCAGAAAAGACCTTTATCCCAATCCTGACAAAGGATTTTGCTGAGTGGAAGCATAACCATATTCAACCTCCTACTATTTTCTCGCTTTTTTCCCGGCGAAAGGGCAAGGAAATTTCGTCGGGATATCAGCATTATATCCACTGGTTGAATCAAACAGGCAAACTTGATAATTATTTGGATCGCAGCGTTTCTTATCTTTATATGAGAGATTTAGGGAAATCCTTAGAATCACCGGAAACACTTGCTGGGATCAGAAGCTCTGTTGAGAGCTTGAAAAAGCATTTAACTGGTAAGAATAAAGAAAAAATCGGGATTTTCAGTATGGCGGGTTTGTATCGTTTTGCAGAGAAGGAAGGTATCGAGCCGACGATGATTTGGCTGATGGATAAGCTGAAGTCCGTTTCCGCCAATATTCCAGCAGGAATGGATGCAGCAAACGCCCAACGCAAGCTTATCAAAATTATTGCTGGTGTTATCATGCATGTTTTGGATGAATTAGAGGATGGAACAGAGTCTGCTATTCGCTCGCAAAAGCTAAGCGAAGCAATAAAGCTCGGGTTTTCTTATGGATTGACATACCCGTTCATTGATGACCTCTTTGATGCAAAAATATTATCTTCAGAGGAAGAAAAACAGTACTCTCATTTAATTCGAACGGCACTTACTTCAGGAAATGTTCCTGAATTAGGAGAGTGGCTTGGAGATAATGCTGAATTAATCTTCTATATTCATGCTGAGCTGCGAGAAGCATTTGAATATATAAAGGCAAACCAGCGCGAGGAAATGATTAAGCCGTTTTTAGAGCAGGCTTATGTGTTTTTTCATTCCCAAGAAGTTGATCGGCATAAAAATCTCTCTAACAGAAATTACACAAATGAAGACTTGTTTATCCCAGTCATTTTAAAGTCATCTTCTTCCCGCTTAATTGTTCGGTCTGTCATAAGTGCACAGCTCGAAGAAGGCTTTGAGAGCAGATCTTTTTTCTACGGAATATACAACCAGCTTGCAGATGATTTTGCTGATATGTTTGATGATTGGCAGGATGGATCTGTAACTCCTTACACGTATTATATGAAGCATCATGGTACACGCTCTGACTTGATAAATCCTTATGAACTGTATTGGACGGTTATATCCCACTTAATTCATAATGTGTATAACTCGGACAGGAAGACGTGTGAGGTCATATTGGACCGAGCAATTAACGGTTTGAAGCGTTTTAAGAAGAAGTGGGGAACAGACAAGTACAACCAAACAATGGAGCTTTTCGCATCTGCTATGCCAGAGTTTAATCGAATCATCCAAAAAATGGTTAAAAGGGCAGATGATGTTGATTTCTTTGATAAGCTTCTTAGAGATCATATGGTAGGTGTCCTCCAAAGTGACAGAGCGGAGCAGGAACAGTTTTTTGAACAAGTTAAAACGGTACGCAGCCAGATTAACAGCGCCATGACGATAGAGAGCTCGGAAAATAGTTTGTTTGCAGAGCCGCTCACTGATGGAGCGAACTACAGTCTGAATGGTGACGGGAAACGATTAAGACCAATTATGACATGGTTTATGGGTGTTCATGGCTATGGGTTGGACGGCAAAGAAATATTACCACTGCTGCGTTCACTGGAATATATGCATACAGCCTCTTTGATTTTTGATGACCTGCCATCACAGGATAACGCCAATATACGCAGGGGCAGACAGACATTACATCAAGTTACGAACATTGCAGTTGCTGAATTAACTGGTCTTTTTCTAACACAAAAGGCAGTAGAGGAGCAGACTTCCCTTAGCTCCTTTGACCCAAAGACTGTGCTGCGTTTAATTGAGTATTCCTCCAAAAGGACTGCAGACATGTGCAAGGGGCAGGCGATGGATCTGGACTCTAAGGGCAAAATCTTAACTCTTGATGAGCTGGACAGGAAGAGCTTCTATAAGACGGGAATGGCATTTGAGGTTTGTTTAATGATGCCTGCCATTCTTGCAAAGGCAGATGAAGCGGAAATGGACATATGGAAGAAGTTTTCCTACCATGCCGGTATTGCTTTTCAAATTAAGGATGATTTGCTTGATGTAGAAGGAGATACAAGTCAGCTTGGAAAGCAGGCTGGAATTGATGCAGATAACAACCAAACCACTTTTGTATCGATCCTCGGGATAGACGGAGCGAAAATGGCGATGTGGGAGCATTATTGCCTTGCTGTTGAGACATTAGAGCAAGCACCACGCAATCCAGCCTTCTTAAAACATTTGCTCGATTACTTTGTGAACAGAGATCGATAA